A genomic stretch from Streptomyces fungicidicus includes:
- a CDS encoding aldehyde dehydrogenase family protein, producing MPPTLTLKSGTSWTDAWQRCLTAAPEAFRDDRVLNLWNAAWQPDGRPLPAVSPVDGTPVAGPPRLDRATARQAVRAALDQHRAWRHVPLPERRARVAATLDALTEHRELLALLLVWEIGKPWRLAQADVDRAIDGVRWYVDGIDGMLAGRAPLDGPVSNIASWNYPMSVLAHALLVQALAGNAVIAKTPTDGGVACLTLAAALAAREGIPVTLVSGGGGELSEALVRAPEIGCVSFVGGRDTGAAVATAVADLGKRHILEQEGLNTWGIWNHSDWDTLSAVIPKLFDYGKQRCTAYPRFVVQRGLFDDFLAAYLPAVRTLRVGHPLAVEHPADPPPRLDFGPVINAAKAKELHDQVAEAIDRGAVPLHRGTPSEARFLPGQDTSAYVQPVTLLNPPPSSPLHHAEPFGPVDTIVLVDTEAELLAAMNASNGALVATLSTDDRSTYDRLAPQIRAFKVGHGVPRSRGDRDELFGGFGASWRGAFVGGDLLVHAVTQGPAGERLPGNFPEYQLMP from the coding sequence ATGCCACCCACCCTCACCCTCAAATCCGGCACGTCCTGGACCGACGCCTGGCAGCGCTGCCTCACCGCCGCCCCCGAAGCCTTCCGGGACGACCGCGTCCTCAACCTCTGGAACGCCGCCTGGCAGCCCGACGGCCGGCCCCTGCCCGCCGTCAGCCCCGTCGACGGCACTCCCGTCGCCGGCCCGCCACGCCTGGACCGGGCCACCGCCCGGCAGGCCGTGCGCGCCGCGCTCGACCAGCACCGGGCCTGGCGGCACGTCCCGCTGCCCGAGCGCCGGGCCCGCGTCGCGGCCACCCTCGACGCCCTCACCGAGCACCGCGAACTGCTCGCGCTGCTGCTCGTCTGGGAGATCGGCAAGCCATGGCGGCTCGCCCAGGCGGACGTCGACCGGGCAATCGACGGCGTGCGCTGGTACGTCGACGGCATCGACGGGATGCTCGCCGGCCGGGCCCCGCTCGACGGGCCCGTCTCCAACATCGCCAGCTGGAACTACCCGATGAGCGTGCTCGCGCACGCGCTGCTGGTGCAGGCCCTGGCGGGCAACGCGGTCATCGCCAAGACCCCCACCGACGGCGGCGTCGCCTGCCTCACGCTGGCCGCGGCGCTCGCCGCCCGCGAGGGGATTCCCGTCACCCTCGTCAGCGGCGGCGGAGGCGAGCTGTCCGAGGCGCTGGTGCGGGCGCCCGAGATCGGCTGCGTCTCCTTCGTCGGCGGCCGGGACACCGGCGCGGCGGTCGCCACGGCCGTCGCCGACCTGGGCAAGCGGCACATCCTCGAACAGGAGGGACTCAACACCTGGGGCATCTGGAACCACTCGGACTGGGACACGCTGAGCGCGGTGATCCCCAAGCTCTTCGACTACGGAAAGCAGCGCTGCACCGCCTACCCGCGCTTCGTCGTCCAGCGCGGTCTCTTCGACGACTTCCTGGCCGCCTACCTCCCCGCCGTCCGCACGCTGCGGGTCGGCCACCCGCTGGCCGTCGAACACCCCGCCGACCCCCCTCCGCGGCTGGACTTCGGCCCCGTGATCAACGCGGCCAAGGCCAAGGAACTGCACGACCAGGTCGCCGAGGCCATCGACCGCGGCGCCGTGCCGCTGCACCGGGGGACGCCGTCCGAGGCCCGCTTCCTGCCCGGCCAGGACACCTCGGCGTACGTCCAGCCGGTCACGCTGCTGAACCCGCCGCCCTCCTCGCCGCTGCACCACGCGGAGCCGTTCGGCCCGGTCGACACCATTGTCCTGGTCGACACCGAGGCCGAACTCCTGGCCGCCATGAACGCGTCCAACGGCGCCCTGGTGGCCACCCTTTCCACCGACGACCGGTCCACCTACGACCGGCTGGCCCCGCAGATCCGCGCCTTCAAGGTCGGCCACGGCGTCCCGCGCTCCCGCGGCGACCGGGACGAGCTGTTCGGCGGCTTCGGCGCGTCCTGGCGCGGCGCGTTCGTCGGCGGCGACCTCCTGGTGCACGCGGTGACCCAAGGACCGGCGGGGGAGCGGCTCCCGGGCAACTTCCCGGAGTACCAGCTCATGCCCTGA
- the fusA gene encoding elongation factor G has protein sequence MRTNPLAAVRNLGILAHVDAGKTTVTERILFATGTTHKRGEVHDGTTVTDFDPQERDRGITIFAAAVSCAWDGHRINLIDTPGHVDFADEVERSLRVLDGAVAVFDAVAGVEPQSESVWRQADRHGVPRLAFVNKMDRAGAVLDDAVASVRERLHPAPLVVQLPIGAEDTFTGVVDLLRMRALTWTDEGEANPAAPVPDDLRAEAARRRRLLEEAVAELHPGALEEFCDTGALGTGTLTGALRDLTRSGDAVVVLCGSAYRNRGIEPLLDAVLAYLPSPLDVPPVRGTGDDGTERRRPADPAAPLAALAFKVSATATGRLTHLRVYSGTIGKGDTVWDATARRPERIGRILRVQADRHAPLDRAVAGDIVAVVGLKSARAGSTLCAPDAPLVLEPPGVAEPVVSVAVEALRGTDTGRLASALARLAEEDPSLAVRTDPETGQTVLSGMGELHLEVAVEKIRRDHGMGVNVGRPRVSYRETVGRGVSGFVYRHVKQDGGAGQFAHVVLDVEPLDTPGAGFEFRSAVVGGRVPQEYVRAVGAGCRDALAEGPLGGHPVTGLRVTLTDGATHVKDSSDTAFRTAGRFGLRDALRACAMVLLEPVVEVTVTVPEDAVGGVLGDLAARRGRVTGSVVRAGATVVTATVPLAELFGYATRLRSRTQGRGTFTSRPTGYASAPAPAPTR, from the coding sequence ATGCGCACCAACCCACTCGCCGCCGTCCGTAACCTCGGCATCCTCGCCCACGTGGACGCCGGCAAGACCACCGTCACCGAGCGGATCCTGTTCGCCACCGGCACCACGCACAAGCGCGGCGAGGTCCACGACGGCACCACCGTCACCGACTTCGACCCGCAGGAACGCGACCGGGGCATCACCATCTTCGCGGCGGCCGTCAGCTGCGCCTGGGACGGTCACCGGATCAACCTCATCGACACCCCGGGCCACGTCGACTTCGCCGACGAGGTGGAGCGCTCCCTGCGCGTCCTCGACGGCGCGGTCGCCGTGTTCGACGCGGTCGCCGGTGTGGAGCCGCAGAGCGAGTCGGTGTGGCGGCAGGCCGACCGGCACGGTGTGCCGCGCCTCGCGTTCGTCAACAAGATGGACCGGGCCGGCGCGGTGCTGGACGACGCCGTCGCCTCCGTCCGGGAGCGGCTGCACCCCGCCCCGCTGGTGGTACAGCTGCCCATCGGCGCGGAGGACACCTTCACCGGCGTCGTCGACCTGCTGCGCATGCGGGCCCTGACCTGGACCGACGAGGGCGAGGCCAACCCCGCGGCACCGGTGCCGGACGACCTCCGGGCGGAGGCGGCGCGGCGGCGCAGGCTGCTGGAGGAGGCCGTCGCCGAACTGCACCCCGGAGCCCTGGAGGAGTTCTGCGACACGGGCGCGCTCGGCACCGGGACGCTCACCGGCGCCCTGCGGGACCTGACCCGCAGCGGTGACGCCGTCGTCGTGCTGTGCGGCTCGGCCTACCGCAACCGCGGCATCGAACCGCTGCTGGACGCCGTGCTCGCCTATCTGCCGTCGCCGCTCGACGTGCCGCCGGTACGGGGCACGGGCGACGACGGCACCGAGCGGCGGCGGCCCGCCGACCCGGCGGCGCCGCTGGCCGCCCTCGCGTTCAAGGTGAGCGCCACCGCCACCGGGCGGCTGACCCATCTGCGGGTCTACTCGGGAACGATCGGGAAGGGGGACACGGTGTGGGACGCCACCGCGCGGCGGCCCGAGCGCATCGGGCGCATCCTGCGCGTACAGGCCGACCGGCACGCCCCGCTGGACCGGGCCGTCGCCGGTGACATCGTCGCCGTGGTCGGACTGAAATCCGCCCGCGCCGGCTCCACGCTGTGCGCGCCCGACGCCCCGCTGGTGCTGGAACCTCCGGGGGTCGCCGAACCGGTCGTCTCCGTCGCGGTCGAGGCGCTCCGGGGCACGGACACCGGCCGTCTGGCGTCCGCGCTGGCACGGCTCGCCGAGGAGGACCCCTCGCTGGCGGTGCGCACCGACCCGGAGACCGGTCAGACGGTGCTGTCCGGCATGGGGGAGCTGCATCTCGAGGTCGCGGTGGAGAAGATCCGCCGGGACCACGGGATGGGCGTCAACGTCGGCAGGCCCCGCGTCAGTTACCGGGAGACCGTCGGCCGTGGGGTGTCCGGGTTCGTGTACCGGCACGTCAAACAGGACGGCGGGGCGGGCCAGTTCGCCCATGTCGTGCTCGACGTCGAGCCGCTGGACACGCCCGGCGCCGGCTTCGAGTTCCGCTCGGCGGTCGTCGGCGGGCGCGTGCCGCAGGAGTACGTGCGTGCCGTCGGCGCCGGCTGCCGGGACGCGCTGGCCGAAGGGCCGCTGGGCGGGCACCCGGTGACGGGTCTGCGCGTCACGCTCACCGACGGGGCGACCCATGTGAAGGACTCGTCGGACACCGCGTTCCGCACCGCGGGCCGGTTCGGACTGCGGGACGCCCTGCGGGCCTGCGCGATGGTCCTGCTGGAGCCGGTCGTCGAGGTCACGGTCACCGTGCCCGAGGACGCGGTGGGCGGGGTGCTCGGTGATCTGGCCGCGCGCCGCGGCCGGGTGACCGGCTCGGTCGTCCGGGCGGGCGCGACGGTGGTGACGGCGACCGTGCCGCTGGCCGAACTGTTCGGCTACGCGACCCGGTTGCGCAGCCGCACCCAGGGCCGCGGCACCTTCACCAGCCGGCCCACCGGCTACGCGTCGGCACCGGCGCCCGCGCCCACGCGGTGA
- a CDS encoding MFS transporter translates to MPAPATSPAPAPVNSRSRVLIASLIGTTIEFYDFYIYATAAVLVFPKLFFPSSDPTTALLSSFAVFGAAMVARPIGAVVFGHLGDRLGRKGTLVASLLTMGIATFLIGVLPTYAQAGWIATALLVLMRLAQGFALGGEWSGAALVATENAPKGKRALYGTFPQLGAPLGFIIGNGLFLIIGALLPSTAGADPSQPSDAFLSWGWRIPFLFSAVMVAIGLWVRMRLVEAPVFAKTREAGLVRKLPLATVFRSHWKQLVLGTFFMLATYVLFYLMTTFSLSYGRAATDAAVPGLGYGYSDFVLMMIFGVLFFAVFTLVSGPLADKYGRRATLIAVTAGILVFGLVWVPLIGMGTLGVVLWLVFGFTLMGMTFGPMGALLPELFPTSVRYTGSGISYNVSSILGAAVAPFIAVALWEAGDGSPWLVGVYLSSMALLTLVALLLGKETKNVGLDEGEAPGSPEQDEVPAATAAR, encoded by the coding sequence ATGCCCGCACCAGCCACCAGCCCAGCCCCGGCACCCGTCAACTCGCGGTCCCGCGTACTCATCGCGAGCCTCATCGGCACGACGATCGAGTTCTACGACTTCTACATCTACGCGACCGCCGCCGTCCTGGTCTTCCCCAAGCTCTTCTTCCCGAGCAGCGACCCGACCACGGCGCTCCTGTCGTCCTTCGCGGTGTTCGGCGCCGCGATGGTCGCGCGCCCGATCGGCGCGGTGGTCTTCGGGCACCTCGGCGACCGGCTCGGCCGCAAGGGCACGCTGGTGGCCTCGCTGCTCACGATGGGCATCGCCACCTTCCTCATCGGCGTGCTCCCCACCTACGCGCAGGCCGGCTGGATCGCGACCGCGCTGCTGGTGCTGATGCGGCTGGCGCAGGGCTTCGCCCTCGGCGGCGAGTGGAGCGGCGCGGCGCTGGTCGCGACCGAGAACGCCCCGAAGGGCAAGCGCGCCCTCTACGGCACCTTCCCCCAGTTGGGCGCCCCGCTCGGCTTCATCATCGGCAACGGGCTCTTCCTGATCATCGGCGCGCTGCTGCCGTCCACGGCGGGCGCCGACCCGTCCCAGCCCTCGGACGCCTTCCTGAGCTGGGGCTGGCGCATCCCCTTCCTGTTCTCCGCCGTGATGGTCGCGATCGGCCTGTGGGTGCGGATGCGCCTGGTCGAGGCGCCGGTCTTCGCCAAGACCAGGGAGGCCGGGCTGGTGCGCAAGCTGCCGCTGGCCACCGTCTTCCGCAGCCACTGGAAGCAGCTGGTCCTCGGCACCTTCTTCATGCTCGCGACCTACGTCCTCTTCTATCTGATGACCACGTTCTCGCTGAGCTACGGCCGCGCCGCGACGGACGCCGCGGTGCCCGGCCTCGGGTACGGCTACAGTGACTTCGTACTGATGATGATCTTCGGCGTGCTGTTCTTCGCCGTGTTCACCCTGGTCTCCGGCCCGCTCGCCGACAAGTACGGCCGGCGCGCCACCCTGATCGCGGTCACCGCCGGAATCCTGGTCTTCGGCCTGGTGTGGGTGCCGCTGATCGGCATGGGCACGCTGGGCGTGGTGCTGTGGCTGGTGTTCGGCTTCACCCTGATGGGCATGACGTTCGGGCCGATGGGCGCGCTGCTGCCGGAGCTCTTCCCGACGAGCGTGCGCTACACCGGCTCGGGCATCTCGTACAACGTCAGCTCCATCCTGGGCGCGGCCGTCGCCCCGTTCATAGCGGTGGCCCTGTGGGAGGCCGGCGACGGCTCGCCCTGGCTGGTCGGCGTCTACCTCTCCTCGATGGCGCTGCTGACGCTGGTGGCGCTGCTGCTCGGCAAGGAGACGAAGAACGTCGGGCTCGACGAGGGCGAGGCTCCCGGCTCTCCCGAGCAGGACGAGGTTCCGGCCGCCACCGCGGCCCGCTGA
- a CDS encoding carbohydrate ABC transporter permease, translating into MAPPRSFLWARRVFLTLLTGFVLVPVYVMVSSSLKPLADVTGTFRWLPTELTIRPYIDIWSTVPLGRYFVNSLIVAGAATVCSVVIAVFSAYAVSRYRFRGRRVFTVTVLSTQMFPGILFLLPLFLIYVNIGNATGIALFGSRGGLILTYLTFSLPFSIWMLIGYFDSVPRDLDEAATVDGCGPLGALFRVVVPAAVPGIVAVAVYAFMTAWGEVLFASVMTNDTTRTLAVGLQGYSTLNDVYWNQIMAASLVVSVPVVAGFLLLQRYLVAGLTAGAVK; encoded by the coding sequence ATGGCCCCGCCCCGCTCGTTCCTGTGGGCCCGACGGGTCTTCCTGACCCTGCTCACCGGGTTCGTGCTGGTCCCGGTCTACGTCATGGTCTCCAGCTCGCTGAAGCCGCTCGCCGACGTCACCGGCACGTTCCGCTGGCTGCCCACCGAGCTGACCATCCGCCCGTACATCGACATCTGGTCCACGGTCCCGCTGGGCCGCTACTTCGTGAACTCGCTGATCGTGGCGGGCGCGGCGACGGTCTGCTCGGTGGTGATCGCCGTCTTCTCCGCCTACGCCGTCAGCCGCTACCGCTTCCGCGGCAGGCGCGTCTTCACGGTGACCGTCCTGTCGACGCAGATGTTCCCGGGCATCCTGTTCCTCCTCCCGCTGTTCCTCATCTACGTCAACATCGGCAACGCCACCGGCATCGCCCTCTTCGGCTCCCGCGGCGGACTGATCCTGACGTACCTGACCTTCTCGCTCCCGTTCTCCATCTGGATGCTGATCGGCTACTTCGACTCGGTCCCGCGCGACCTGGACGAGGCGGCGACGGTGGACGGCTGCGGCCCCCTCGGCGCCCTGTTCCGCGTCGTCGTGCCGGCGGCGGTCCCCGGCATCGTCGCGGTCGCGGTCTACGCCTTCATGACCGCGTGGGGCGAAGTGCTGTTCGCGTCCGTGATGACGAACGACACCACCCGCACCCTCGCCGTCGGCCTCCAGGGCTACTCCACCCTCAACGACGTGTACTGGAACCAGATCATGGCCGCCTCCCTCGTGGTGAGCGTCCCCGTGGTCGCCGGATTCCTGCTCCTGCAGCGCTACCTCGTCGCCGGACTGACGGCGGGAGCCGTCAAGTGA
- a CDS encoding carbohydrate ABC transporter permease, which produces MTATAPTAEAAVRKSSPGAARGPRRRPGRIRRAGLPYLLLLPALLLELLVHLVPMVIGAVMSLKELTQFYIRDWGTAPWAGLDNYAVSVDFDAPVGKALLHSFLITIAFTLLSVGLCWLIGTAAAVFMQDTFRGRGLLRALFLVPYALPVYAAVITWVFMFQHDNGLVNHVLHDQLGLTDKPSFWLIGDNSFLALLTVSVWKGWPFAFLIVMAGLQNIPRELYEAAALDGAGMLQQIRRITLPSLRPVNQVLVLVLFLWTFNDFNTPYVLFGRSAPEAADLISVHIYQASFVTWNFGTGSAMSVLLLLFLLVVTGVYLVLTSRGRRTAP; this is translated from the coding sequence ATGACTGCCACTGCTCCCACGGCGGAGGCCGCCGTGCGCAAGAGCTCCCCCGGCGCGGCGCGCGGCCCCCGCCGCCGTCCCGGGCGGATCCGCCGCGCCGGACTGCCCTATCTGCTCCTCCTGCCCGCCCTGCTCCTCGAACTCCTCGTCCACCTGGTGCCGATGGTCATCGGCGCCGTGATGAGCCTCAAGGAACTCACCCAGTTCTACATCCGCGACTGGGGCACCGCCCCCTGGGCCGGCCTCGACAACTACGCGGTGTCGGTGGACTTCGACGCCCCCGTCGGCAAGGCCCTCCTCCACTCCTTCCTCATCACCATCGCCTTCACGCTGCTGTCGGTCGGCCTGTGCTGGCTGATCGGCACGGCCGCCGCGGTCTTCATGCAGGACACCTTCCGCGGACGCGGCCTGCTGCGCGCCCTGTTCCTGGTCCCGTACGCCCTGCCGGTCTACGCGGCCGTCATCACCTGGGTGTTCATGTTCCAGCACGACAACGGCCTGGTGAACCACGTCCTGCACGACCAGCTCGGCCTCACCGACAAGCCGTCCTTCTGGCTCATCGGCGACAACAGCTTCCTCGCCCTGCTGACCGTCTCGGTGTGGAAGGGCTGGCCGTTCGCCTTCCTCATCGTGATGGCCGGCCTGCAGAACATCCCGCGCGAGCTGTACGAGGCCGCCGCCCTCGACGGCGCCGGGATGCTCCAGCAGATCCGCCGCATCACCCTGCCGTCGCTCCGCCCCGTCAACCAGGTGCTGGTCCTCGTCCTGTTCCTGTGGACGTTCAACGACTTCAACACCCCGTACGTCCTCTTCGGCAGGTCCGCGCCCGAGGCCGCGGACCTCATCTCCGTCCACATCTACCAGGCGTCCTTCGTCACCTGGAACTTCGGCACCGGCTCCGCGATGTCCGTCCTGCTCCTGCTGTTCCTGCTCGTCGTCACCGGCGTCTATCTCGTACTCACCTCGCGCGGACGGAGGACCGCCCCATGA
- a CDS encoding ABC transporter substrate-binding protein, translating into MRSIRAAATGAVILSLALAASACGGGSSTGGGSNDSPEELTYWASNQGASIEVDKKVLQPELDKFEKETGIKVKLEVVPWSDLLNRILTATTSGQGPDVLNIGNTWSASLQATGALLPWDAENFDRIGGRDRFVDSALGSTGVEGQDPAAVPLYSMAYALYYNKQMFADAGIDGPPATWDELTAAGEKLSKDGKWGIGVEGSNPSENIHHVFVFAKQHGADFFTADGKADFTNDGAVAAVKQYVDLMAKDKIIAPGNAEYAQNQSVSDFAKGRTAMLLWQSASANLKSQGMSEDAYGIAPVPVRSGTPGTGEQVNSMVAGINLAVFKNSDNLDGATKFVKFMTSDAEQKILNTAYSSIPPVEAAQQDAAFNSPANAVLKDTLAKSAAALPQVPDESQFETAVGTAVKNLFADAAAGRAVTTGSVKAALAKAQQQMPAK; encoded by the coding sequence ATGCGCAGTATCCGAGCCGCGGCCACCGGCGCCGTCATCCTGTCTCTCGCCCTCGCCGCATCGGCCTGCGGAGGCGGATCGAGCACCGGCGGCGGGTCCAACGACTCGCCGGAGGAACTGACTTACTGGGCCTCCAACCAGGGCGCCAGCATCGAGGTGGACAAGAAGGTCCTCCAGCCCGAACTCGACAAGTTCGAGAAGGAGACCGGGATCAAGGTCAAGCTGGAGGTCGTGCCCTGGTCCGACCTGCTCAACCGGATCCTCACCGCGACCACCTCGGGACAGGGCCCGGACGTGCTGAACATCGGCAACACCTGGTCCGCATCGCTCCAGGCGACCGGCGCCCTGCTGCCCTGGGACGCCGAGAACTTCGACAGGATCGGCGGCAGGGACCGCTTCGTCGACTCCGCGCTCGGCTCCACCGGCGTCGAGGGCCAGGACCCGGCGGCCGTCCCGCTGTACTCGATGGCGTACGCCCTCTACTACAACAAGCAGATGTTCGCCGACGCCGGCATCGACGGTCCGCCGGCCACCTGGGACGAGCTGACCGCCGCCGGCGAGAAGCTGTCCAAGGACGGCAAGTGGGGGATCGGCGTGGAGGGTTCCAACCCCTCCGAGAACATCCACCACGTCTTCGTCTTCGCCAAGCAGCACGGCGCCGACTTCTTCACCGCCGACGGCAAGGCCGACTTCACCAACGACGGCGCCGTCGCGGCCGTCAAGCAGTACGTCGACCTGATGGCCAAGGACAAGATCATCGCCCCGGGCAACGCCGAGTACGCCCAGAACCAGTCGGTCAGCGACTTCGCCAAGGGCAGGACGGCGATGCTGCTGTGGCAGTCCGCCTCCGCCAACCTCAAGTCCCAGGGCATGAGCGAGGACGCCTACGGCATCGCCCCGGTGCCCGTGCGGTCCGGCACGCCCGGCACCGGCGAGCAGGTCAACTCGATGGTCGCCGGCATCAACCTCGCCGTCTTCAAGAACAGCGACAACCTCGACGGCGCGACGAAGTTCGTGAAGTTCATGACCAGCGACGCCGAACAGAAGATCCTCAACACGGCGTACAGCTCGATCCCGCCGGTCGAGGCAGCCCAGCAGGACGCCGCCTTCAACTCCCCGGCCAACGCGGTCCTGAAGGACACCCTCGCCAAGAGCGCCGCCGCCCTGCCGCAGGTGCCGGACGAGTCGCAGTTCGAGACCGCCGTCGGCACCGCAGTCAAGAACCTGTTCGCCGACGCCGCCGCCGGACGCGCGGTGACCACCGGCTCGGTGAAGGCCGCGCTCGCCAAGGCGCAGCAGCAGATGCCCGCGAAGTGA
- a CDS encoding coagulation factor 5/8 type domain-containing protein encodes MTSDSPSSSRPQPLGRRAVLGAAAAAPVLAGLPSAASAAPSAPRGKPRRLKGGGDLGPDVIVFDPSTPGIQARLDEVFARQESAQFGTGRCQLLFKPGTYHGLNAQIGFYTSISGLGLSPDDTTINGDVTVDAGWFDGNATQNFWRSAENLAIVPVNGTNRWAVAQAAPFRRMHVRGGLNLAPSGYGWASGGYIADSRVDGTVGPYSQQQWYTRDSSVGGWTNAVWNMVFSGVEGAPAQSFPDPPYTTLGTTPLSREKPFLYLDGDRYRVFLPALRRDARGVTWGNGTPRGTSLPLDRFYVARPGDSAATLNQALDQGLHLLLTPGIYHVDQPVRVNRAGTVVLGLGYATLIPGNGATALKVADVDGVRLAGFLIDAGPVNSRTLLEIGPSGASRDHSANPITVQDVFIRIGGAGPGRATTSMVVNARNTIIDHTWVWRADHGEGVGWETNRCDYGVVVNGHDVLATGLFVEHFNKYDVQWNGERGRTVFFQNEKAYDAPDQAAVQNGTVKGYAAYKVGDHVTTHEGWGMGSYCYYNVNPDIVQHHGFAAPVRPGVRFHHLLVVSLSGHGQYECVINDTGAPTSGSDTVPSKVVSYP; translated from the coding sequence ATGACGTCCGACTCCCCGTCGTCCTCCCGGCCGCAGCCCCTCGGCCGCCGCGCCGTCCTCGGTGCCGCGGCCGCCGCCCCGGTCCTGGCCGGACTCCCCTCCGCGGCCTCCGCCGCGCCGTCGGCGCCTCGCGGAAAACCGCGCCGGCTGAAGGGCGGTGGCGATCTCGGCCCCGACGTGATCGTCTTCGACCCGTCCACTCCGGGCATCCAGGCCAGGCTGGACGAGGTGTTCGCCCGGCAGGAGTCGGCGCAGTTCGGCACCGGCCGCTGCCAGCTGCTGTTCAAGCCGGGCACGTACCACGGGCTCAACGCGCAGATCGGCTTCTACACCTCCATCTCCGGCCTCGGCCTCTCCCCCGACGACACCACCATCAACGGTGACGTGACGGTCGACGCCGGCTGGTTCGACGGCAACGCCACGCAGAACTTCTGGCGTTCGGCGGAGAACCTGGCGATCGTCCCGGTCAACGGCACCAACCGGTGGGCGGTCGCGCAGGCCGCCCCGTTCCGCCGGATGCATGTGCGCGGCGGGCTCAACCTCGCCCCGTCCGGCTACGGCTGGGCGAGCGGCGGCTACATCGCCGACAGCCGCGTCGACGGCACGGTCGGGCCGTACTCGCAGCAGCAGTGGTACACCCGGGACAGCTCGGTCGGCGGCTGGACCAACGCCGTCTGGAACATGGTGTTCTCCGGTGTCGAGGGCGCCCCCGCGCAGAGCTTCCCCGACCCGCCGTACACCACGCTCGGGACCACGCCCCTCTCCCGCGAGAAGCCCTTCCTGTACCTCGACGGCGACCGTTACCGCGTCTTCCTGCCGGCGCTGCGCAGGGACGCGCGCGGGGTCACCTGGGGCAACGGCACCCCGCGCGGCACCTCCCTGCCGCTGGACCGCTTCTACGTCGCCAGGCCCGGCGACTCGGCGGCCACCCTCAACCAGGCGCTCGACCAGGGCCTGCACCTGCTGCTCACGCCGGGCATCTACCACGTCGACCAGCCGGTACGGGTGAACCGCGCCGGCACGGTCGTCCTGGGCCTCGGGTACGCCACCCTGATTCCCGGCAACGGCGCCACCGCCCTCAAGGTCGCCGACGTGGACGGCGTGCGGCTGGCCGGCTTCCTGATCGACGCCGGACCGGTCAACTCCCGCACGCTGCTGGAGATCGGCCCGAGCGGGGCGTCCCGGGACCACTCGGCCAACCCCATCACCGTGCAGGACGTGTTCATCCGGATCGGCGGAGCCGGCCCCGGCAGGGCCACCACCAGCATGGTGGTCAACGCCCGGAACACCATCATCGACCACACCTGGGTCTGGCGCGCCGACCACGGCGAGGGCGTCGGCTGGGAGACCAACCGCTGCGACTACGGCGTCGTCGTCAACGGCCACGACGTCCTCGCCACCGGCCTGTTCGTCGAGCACTTCAACAAGTACGACGTGCAGTGGAACGGCGAACGCGGCCGCACGGTCTTCTTCCAGAACGAGAAGGCGTACGACGCCCCCGACCAGGCCGCCGTCCAGAACGGCACGGTCAAGGGCTACGCGGCGTACAAGGTCGGCGACCACGTCACCACCCACGAGGGCTGGGGCATGGGCAGCTACTGCTACTACAACGTCAACCCGGACATCGTGCAGCACCACGGCTTCGCCGCCCCGGTACGGCCGGGGGTGCGCTTCCACCATCTGCTGGTCGTCTCGCTGAGCGGCCACGGACAGTACGAGTGCGTCATCAACGACACCGGGGCCCCGACGTCCGGCAGCGACACCGTGCCGTCCAAGGTGGTGTCCTACCCCTGA